The following DNA comes from Camelina sativa cultivar DH55 chromosome 14, Cs, whole genome shotgun sequence.
CGAAGAGTAACTAGAGAAATCATTATTTTAAGGTATAACTTATGATGTTTGTATGAAGAATTAAAGAGTAGTAAAAACTTTTAATATCTTCATATGTTTTAAACTCTTGGTCTGTACATGTGCACCGTGCGCTTGTTGGTTGGTTGAACGGGCCTCGCATTCGAATTTGAATcctaataaaaatcattttataaaGCACTAATTAATACAATGAAAAAggaataattaaattagatgaTCGAACATCATAGAATGATTGAATATTCCTTATATTGGCCGTACGTATCGTAACTAATCACTTACATCGTGCACAGCCACGCGGAGAAGCTTCACTTGTTTTCTTGTCACGGTTCTAACCTGAATTTTTATTAGAGGATTAAACACTACTAATTGCTATTAATTAGGTACAATAAAGATCAAAATTGAAGTACCTTTCTAACGACGGTCCAAGTAACGTTCTGAGTGCAAGGAGGAGTGGTAAGTGAACCAGTGTATCTGTAATACTTTCTGCTTCCGATCTTGATTTTGGTTGGATCAATCATCCCTACATTTTTCTCTGCCTCCTCCATTTCAGCAATCCCCTCTAATTCATTCTCCAACtataaaaccaaattcaaactTTTTAGTAATCAACAATTACTATATTGGTGACAATATATAATACAGATGCATGCAGTTAAAAATAGCTTTGAAAGTTTTTATTTGTGTACCGATCTGATGAAAGTATCAGCTCTTCCAATCTTGTACAACACTGTCACCACAGCCATTCTCCCCTTTTTGCCTTCGTGAACCATATGCAGCTCAAGTGCAAACCTGGTTTGCATATTATAATACTTTAGTTTGTGAACCGAAGCAAACCATGAGCCggattagttatatttttggtttaacttCTACTATATACTgtattgtatatgttttgttcatataaaaaCATACCGAGTCAAAGTGAAATAGACCAAATCCAAGCAAAATAATACATCTAACGAAAGAAGATATATgacaaataatttattataacatGCACcgttgaacccaaaaaaaaactgcatGTTCAACGTCTGTttgcacacacacaaaagagcATGTTCAACGTCTGTttgcacacacacaaaagagcATGTTCAACGTGTATGTATGACAACCAGGTGTATATACGCATGGGATTAtggtttgaaatttaaaatgatGCTGGACAGCTTGTACGACAATTGTTGTGACAGTAACCTTCTCCTGTTTGATACAAcgtttttctattattttagtGAAATTGTTAATTACCTTCTTCCATTGACTGTATGCTCTGACGGAGAGTGCCAATGAAGCTGTTGGAGTTCATATTGAAAACCATTGATCTTAATACTTCCTGCTCCATCTTCAAATTTTAACTGCAACAAGAAATAATTGGTTTTAATAAGGGTTACGATTATTGATTAGTTGAAATACATAGCTAATGGCTTCGGtgtaacaataaaaatttataaaagccAAGAAAAAGTGTGCTCTTAAAAAGAAATAGGTCTGTATAtggtattatatatatcaatatatgtatACCATAATGTCATGGCCTCTGTTCTTAAGAGTGGCATTGNGTTTGCATATTATAATACTTTAGTTTGTGAACCGAAGCAAACCATGAGCCggattagttatatttttggtttaacttCTACTATATACTgtattgtatatgttttgttcatataaaaaCATACCGAGTCAAAGTGAAATAGACCAAATCCAAGCAAAATAATACATCTAACGAAAGAAGATATATgacaaataatttattataacatGCACcgttgaacccaaaaaaaaactgcatGTTCAACGTCTGTttgcacacacacaaaagagcATGTTCAACGTCTGTttgcacacacacaaaagagcATGTTCAACGTGTATGTATGACAACCAGGTGTATATACGCATGGGATTAtggtttgaaatttaaaatgatGCTGGACAGCTTGTACGACAATTGTTGTGACAGTAACCTTCTCCTGTTTGATACAAcgtttttctattattttagtGAAATTGTTAATTACCTTCTTCCATTGACTGTATGCTCTGACGGAGAGTGCCAATGAAGCTGTTGGAGTTCATATTGAAAACCATTGATCTTAATACTTCCTGCTCCATCTTCAAATTTTAACTGCAACAAGAAATAATTGGTTTTAATAAGGGTTACGATTATTGATTAGTTGAAATACATAGCTAATGGCTTCGGtgtaacaataaaaatttataaaagccAAGAAAAAGTGTGCTCTTAAAAAGAAATAGGTCTGTATAtggtattatatatatcaatatatgtatACCATAATGTCATGGCCTCTGTTCTTAAGAGTGGCATTGGAAGGTTGATAGTCTCTATTAAGCCTTCCAAGATGAGAACCAATGTTAACTCTCTCGTTCATAAGATCAATGGGAGATTGCATCTCTCCTTTGCCACACATTTCCCATTCCGGTTTAAGTTCTCCCCATCTCTCTGGCCCCTTCTCATCGTTCTTCTTGTAGTTAAACTCGTGTTCGTCCTCTACatcaccaataaaaaaaaaagattaaaagactTTCATAattaaaccatatataatttGGGAGATCAATATTTTGAGCtgagaaatttcaaaattacgTACCAACTTCTCCATGACTTGAAGCAGCACTTGAAATTGAAACATTAATGGTGAAAATACTGAAGAGAGCCACAAAGAAGATGCATCGGGTTGATGGGTAGCTCACcatctttgtgtttgtgttgttttgttgaagaGGGAAATAAAAGAGAGTTGATAATTTGTTATTCTTAGTCTTTAAATTATTAGGTAAGTTATTGAGATCGGTTGGGAAAACGCATGCGACATGCAGCTATAAATACGTAGAGAGAGACAGATGATTTTGTACGGATATGTTAAAGCGTCGGATTACTAGTCCACAAGACTTCCCATGCTCTCTCAATTCCTTCCAGTCGACATTTTTGACTCTTTTggtaacatgtttttttctatttaatttatataaacttggaacataaggcAGGTGTGAACCAAAGCCTAATTCATCACCAAATCTGTTATCATTTTcagtttgaaaaaataaattaccgTGGGATTTATCTTGTTGTTCATTCCGATTTTCAAGATATGGCACAcaaatttttacttttgaaaTGATAAAGACTTATTTTTTCATCTGAACCATTGGCTcttcatttcttatcatatactATGACATGTCAAATTTCAAAGATgattattatagaaaatacTCTCATCTGAATCATTGTCTCTTCATTTCTTAAGAGTATATGTTTTGGTTAGAAgcacatatattaagaaaactcatttaataaaaacaaaacatcatctaATTAAAAgctcagttttttaaaaaacaaaatagtattGATGTCACATTGAGATTTCTAAAGTTAGCAATATGAATTGCAATTGATCTTTGGCTTTTAAACTTCTTTGActacatttttgtaatattatgaaaataaatcaaatgaatATATGcattaaaaagtgaaaatatcttataatttattaatatgcatttctaatttggttaatttaataatttattttcatctaTTTCTACTTTACAAAAGTAAGTCTGCTCCTCAAGAGAGAACACGGCAAGTATAATGCATCAAAATTTATGGAAGGTATAGAACAACCACGCACCAGGAAAAGGTGATGAAGAAAATATGTTTCCCAGTAGAAAAAGGTGTGAGAcaatcaatatgaaaacaacaattttcacATTGATTTCCTGCGTACGACCAATTCGCATCAGGACTCAGGagaaaaaacactttttaaaatttcagacCATTATTAGTCTGATTGACAAAGTAATTTTATTTAGAGGGGTTGGTTAAAATCTCAGtgtgttttaaataatttataataaagaatAGAAATTCCACCATCCGGATTCATCAAGGTCAAAGAGCCGTTTCACCTTACCATATATTCTTAGTAAATAAATGTTGAAATGATCCGTTGATTTGATTCTAATGGTCGTATCATCTAGAAACTAATAAGTACTCGTATATATTTTCACACCATATATTTGGTTAATGTGTATATACATAAGCGAGTTTGTGCCTTCCTTTTTTGAAATGGTCCTACCATATGTCGCAAACTAATATATGGAAGAAAAtctagttttggtttttagaaaacaaaaaaaaatgtagttttATTCAGTACCAATATCTGTATGTCTGCTATGACCATTCCCTTATGTGAGCTCCACGTCTTTCACCCACTACTGGTTGATAGGTGGAAGGTGGTGACATATGCGTCTaaaagccaaattttttttttttttttacttcgaGATCATAGAATTGTCAACTCACTATGCAAGTAACAACCCgttgttttttttgctaaatcgttaatatcatatatatatgaaagattCGGTATTACAAATGATATAAGACATGCAAGTTGGTctttggcaaaaaaataaaaacaaagatcaaCTGATAAGATTCAAATTCAGAAGCACAAATTTTGATCTCTTATCTGAACCACAATGTGAAGAGATTCCTAAACTTCCTCTTTCCCTTTCGGGCTGCAATAGTATTTATGATTTGGCGGTCAATATCCTTGAAGAGATTGAGCGGCGGTATGGTTGTATGGTTGTGAATGCGATTGTTCCTCTCTCTCCATACAGTATAGACTATTGTCTGGGTTAAGAGTAGTCGAAGGGTGGATGGTGAAGTAGGACTTCTCCCTTTTGCCCAAGATAGGAGTGAACTCCAAGTGGAGAAATGAGAGCTTTGCTGACTTATTCTTCGCAGACCCAAAGTCCAAATAGCTTGGATGAACGTGCAGTGAAGGAACAAATGATCTCTAGTCTATGCAGCTGCAGAACAGAGGGAGCAGGTGTCCGAAACTTGTAAACCCCAAGAAACAAGTCTTGCCATCGTTGGAAGCCTATCCAGGTTTGTCACCCAGAAATTGAAGGCATGTTTAGGCGTTGATCCTTTGAACCACACGAGCTCTGCATTATCTTTCTCTACATCTCGTGGTCTTAAGACCTCCCAGGTTTTGCTAGCAGAGAATTCCTGAGTTGATTGTCCATCTATCACCCACTCATAGGAGTCTTCTATTGTAGAGTGACTTGGTAGATCAATAGTCGATAGATAGATTTGCAGAGAAACATCAAAATCTGAGTGTGGGTTTGCAAATACCCAGCCCTCCATGTTACATGCATCTCGAACTCTTGAGTTCAGAGGAATTCTCAGTCGGCGAGGACCCTCTGCACCTAAACAATCAATTAAGGACCCAAAGGTGTCCAATTATCAAACCATAACCAAGCCGTTGAACAGTTTCCAATGTTGCAAGAGATGAAACGTTTTGCCAAGCTTCTAAGCTTAAGTAAAGCTTTCCAGAGCCAAGAGTCATTCTGCTTTTCTTCGATCTCCCAGAAACTGCCGGCATCGAGCCTATGGTGATGGTGCTGCCAAGCCACCCAGAGAGACCCACTGTTTGAGAAAAGCAACCAAACTAACCTCAGGCATAGAGTGGTGTTCCAAACTGAGAATCTTCGCATCCCTAACCCTCCTTCTTTCTTTGGTAGACAAATTGTAGACCAAGCAATTTTTGCTTTGCTGTGGTTTTCAATATTACCTGACCATAGGAACCTTTGGCAAAGTGATTCAATTTTCCTTATACAGCCTTTGGGAAGCATGAAGGTTGAAATCCAGAAATTTCTTGTTCCATAGATGACTGATGAAAGCAGTTGGGCTATTCCTTCAAAGGAAAGAGATTTTACTGCCCAAACTTTGAACTTTGAAGCGAGCTTATCCAGAAGGGGAGAATATTCATTTATTCTAAGCTTCCTGGTCATTAAGGGCAACCCGAGGTATCTAACTGGAAAGGAGCCAAAAGGAAACCCATAATCTGCAGTTGCTGAGAGATCCAAAGTAGAAAATCCTGCATGGAAAAGGACAATCTTATCTCTGTTCATAAGTAGACAAGACCAGCCTGCAAAGTCTTCGAGAGTCTCATAAATTCCATGGAGGGAACATCGTAGAAAATCATCACATCATCAGCAAACATCAAGTGAGAGATTTTCAGGTTTTCTGTTCGAGGATGATAGGATATGTAGCCCGAATCAAACCTTGATGAGATCAGCTTTGAGAACACCTCCATTgccaaaacaaacaagtatggaGAGAGAGGGTCCCCCTGCCTTAAACCTTTGGAGCTTTTGAAATACCCTTCAGACAAACCATTTACTGAGATTGTGAAAGTTGGTGTGCATATGCATTCCTTTATCCATCCGATGAATTTGCTTGGGAGACCAATAGCAACAAGGGTGGCTAAGACAAAATCCCATCTTACTGAATCAAAAGCCTTCCGGAGGTCCACCTTAAGCATTGCTCGAGATTGGATTTGATTCGTATTGTATCCTTGCACAATCTCAGAAGCAAGAAGGACATTTTCAGAAAGTAGTCTACCAGCGATGAAAGCAGATTGCGAGTGAGAGATCACTGAAGGTAGTAGAGCTTTAAGTCTTCCTGCCAAGAGCTTTGAAATTACCTTGTACATGGTGTTCAACCAGGAGATTGGTCTGAAATCCGAGACTCTTTCAGCATTCTGGATTTTGGGGATCAACACCAGGGTAGTTGCATTCCACTGTTTTAACATGGTACCGGATGAGAAGAATTCAGCCACTGCACTTGATACCTCTGCACCAACCACATCCCAACAAGTTGTAAAAAACTCTGCAGGGTAACCATCAGGCCCACTTGATTTGTTCTTCGGAATAGAGAAAAAAGCCGCCTTAATCTCCTCCAAAGAGAAAGATTTATCAAACTCAGTTTTCTGGGCTTCTAAGCACTGTGAATTTAGAATGGACGTGATATCCTCCTGAGCAAACAAGGGCTGTGAGACCTCACTGCCAAGTAGATCCGTATAAAAACTTACACAATGCTCGTGGATAGCTTGTTGAGTCTCGTATCTTCTTCCATAGGCATCTACAAGGTAGTGAATGTGGTTGATGGCCTGTCGAGTAGAGGTCATCCGGTGGAAAAAAGCAGTGTTCTGGTCACCCTCACCAATCCATGTTACCCTAGACCTTTGACAGAAGAATCTCTCCTCTGCATTTGATAGAAGTTGCCATTTGCTCAATGCTTCGAGTTCATCAAAAGCATTTGCTTCAGTTGGGTTTGATAGCATAGTTGTTTGAGTTGTAGATAGGGCCCCCATAGCTTCTTTCACTCTTTTCTCCAAATCAGAATAGTTTTGTTTGCTGAAATCTCGAATATCCTTCTTTAACAGCTTCAACTTTGTTGAGACCCTAAACATATCGGATCCCATCACGTTTATTGAGAACCATCTGATGCTTAATAGGTGAATGAACTCAGGGTTCTGAAGCAGAAAATTGAAGAACTTGAACGGTTTCTTCTTCCTAGGCTGGACTAGGTCCAGACTGATTTCACTAGGGGAGTGGTCTGAGAACTCCAGGGGTCCAAAAAAACCTGTTGATAGAGGGAACAAGTCTTGCCATTCATCATTTACCAAAATTCTGTCTATTTTCTTTGAAACAGGATTATCTCTTCTCTTGTTCCACCAAGTATAAGGACAACTTCTGTAAGTGAGATCAGCGAGAGACGCTTCAAGAAGAAAATAGTGAAATTGCTGCATTGCTCTGTGCTGCTCGTTTTATCTTCATTCAAACGATCGATACTgcaaaatcaatgtttttatatatagattattcatctttgaaaattttattctGTTAAAGCATTGTTATTTCGTTACAAAACTTCTATCTGTAGTTCTTGGTAGTTGCAAATATCTATTTGGTGAAGCATTCCAAGCAATATGGGAGTGAGAAaccaaactttttaattttatgacttTGGCATGTCTTCTTCATGTAGTCTTCGAGAAGAGTCTCCTAATTGCATCATGACGATTGACGACCGGAAAGAATGTACTGTACGTTCTAGCATCATTATTCATAAATGTGTGTTTTATAAGTTTTGGTTGTTGACAAACACGACTGGAACATGG
Coding sequences within:
- the LOC104739393 gene encoding alpha carbonic anhydrase 7 → MVSYPSTRCIFFVALFSIFTINVSISSAASSHGEVEDEHEFNYKKNDEKGPERWGELKPEWEMCGKGEMQSPIDLMNERVNIGSHLGRLNRDYQPSNATLKNRGHDIMLKFEDGAGSIKINGFQYELQQLHWHSPSEHTVNGRRFALELHMVHEGKKGRMAVVTVLYKIGRADTFIRSLENELEGIAEMEEAEKNVGMIDPTKIKIGSRKYYRYTGSLTTPPCTQNVTWTVVRKVRTVTRKQVKLLRVAVHDDSNSNARPVQPTNKRTVHMYRPRV